The Spirosoma oryzicola region AAAACTGTCAGAAGAGTTGATCAAAGCAGCCGGGCCCGGTATTCGGACCAACAAGGATCAGGAAGTTCGGACACTTGGTAAAGTAGATTTCCCTTGGAAGCGGCCAACGACAACCACGTCAACACCGAAATCGATTTCGCAGCCGGTTTCGGAACAAGCCACATCGACCAAACCTACCTCTCAGGTAGCGGTTGAACCGACCGTTTCAACAAAGGCAGTGGTTGAAGCCACTACCGAACGAAACGTACCGACCAAACCAGACACTCAACTAGTTGTGGAGCGTAGCGCACCAGCAAAGCCAGCAACTCGGCCTGTTGTAGAGCAACCTACATCGCCAAAACCCGCTCCGCCAGCCGTTGCTGAACAAACGGCGTCAACAAAGCCATCGGGTCCTGAACCGACGGCGGTTAAACCGGCTAAAGTAGCAAGGGCGGATGCTTCGACCGCCAAAATAGCGATGCTCTCCGGCGATACCAAGGCGGGCAAAAGTCTGTTTAAAGCGATGTGTGCAACTTGCCATCGGTACAGCCAGCAGGGTACCGACGTTGGACCTGACCTGACGCAGGTTCACCAGAAATTCGACAAAAGTGGTTTGCTTGATGCCATCATTCACCCAAGCGCGGGCATTGCCTTTGGCTACGAGCCCTGGCTTATTACCACGAAAGGCGGGCAAACGTATTACGGTTTCCTGGTCAGCGATGGATCACAAGCCATCGTTATCAAAGGCATCAAAGGTCAGCAGCATACCATTCCGACCAATCAGGTGGCATCCCGCCGTCAATACAAAACCAGCCTGATGCCAGAACCTTCTTCAATGGGTTTAAGCGATCAGCAAGTTGCCGATATAACGGCTTTTTTGTTGAAGCAGTAAGTTTGGTGCAGGGTTCTTATACGCCATATCTTCGAGACATGGCGTATAAGAACCCTACACCAAACCCTCACCGCCAAACTTTTAACCCATCTCACTTCACTGCGTAGCCGAGCTTTTTCAATTCACCAGCTGTCAGGTTAATTACGTTGACATCAAGTTTTATCGGTGATAGTGGCGTATTTGTCGAGTCGGTCTTCACGGCGACAATCGCGTCTACTACGTCCATTCCTTTGAAAACCTGCCCAAAAACCGTGTACTTATCGTCGAGACGGTGTTCGCCTTTTTTGTTCTGTACAATGTAGAACTGGCAACCTGCCGATAGCATTTCCGGGTTACCGTCGCGTCCGGCTCCCACCGCTCCGTAAACGTGCCGGATCGTTGGTCGAAATTCTGGTTTCAGTAGGTACGGCGAATCAGCAAAACCAGCCGGTGTATCCGGGCAACCACCCTGCGCGACAAAATTTTTGATCACCCGGTTAAATGTCAGCGTATCCCAATAATTCTGGTTAGCTAGCTTAACAAAACTGGCTTTGTGAGTGGGTGTCTCGTCGTACAGCCAAAAGAGAATTTCGCCCATACTGGTTTTAATCTGCCCAACCGGATAGGTCTTTGGTGGCTTCGGCGGTGCGGAAAATGACAGGATGTAGGCGATTAGAAGAACGAACGTTGGCATTGCAGTAAAAGGAGAGAAGTTAGCGAATCACAATGGCTTTAAATGTACGCAACTAAAAACAGCTATTAAACCATTTGACTTAAATCAGAATCATAGTTACAAATGTTGTGGAAAGACAACCGGATTTTCATCGATCCCAACGACCCACTTACGCTGTAAACTATGAATCCCATTCTGACATTGTTTTTTGTCTTCGTTGCTCTGGCTGCTTCCGCCCAGAAGAATTTAAACACTCCTGCTAACCCTCCAGACTACGCCCGCGATTGGAAACGGGCTGATTCACTGGCGGCTAAAGGGCTACCCAAATCAGCACTCAGCATTGCGAACCGAATCTATAAGGAGGCTAAAACTACGCGTAATTATCCGCAGCTAGCCAAAGCCGCTATGCACCGGATGATCTTTCGCAGCTATTCGGATGAAGACGCTTATGTCGAACTCGTTCAATCCATCGAGGCTGACATTCGTGATACACCCGAGCCGTCGAAGTCGGTATTGGGATCAGTATTAGCCGATGTTTACTGGCAATATTTTCAGCAAA contains the following coding sequences:
- a CDS encoding peptidylprolyl isomerase, which produces MPTFVLLIAYILSFSAPPKPPKTYPVGQIKTSMGEILFWLYDETPTHKASFVKLANQNYWDTLTFNRVIKNFVAQGGCPDTPAGFADSPYLLKPEFRPTIRHVYGAVGAGRDGNPEMLSAGCQFYIVQNKKGEHRLDDKYTVFGQVFKGMDVVDAIVAVKTDSTNTPLSPIKLDVNVINLTAGELKKLGYAVK